The segment ACGTTTAATAGAAATGATTGTGTTTTCTGGGTTAGATACAGCTTGACGTTTAGCCAATTGACCTACTAAACGTTCGCCATTTTTTGCAAAACCAACAACGGAAGGAGTAGTACGAGCGCCTTCTTGGTTAGTAATAACCGTAGGTTCGCCGCCTTCCATAACCGCAACACAAGAGTTTGTAGTACCTAAATCAATACCAATTACCTTTGCCATAATATATGCCTCCTAAAACCTTTATAATCTATTCAACAACTTTTACCATTGCAGGACGAATACAACGACCATCAACAGTATAGCCAGTTTGCAATACTTCACATACCGTATCAGATTCATATTCATCTGACGGCACTCGCATAATCGCTTGATGGAAATTTGGATCAAATGGTTTACCTACCGCATCGATAACGGCTAAACCATGTTTAGATAGCATAGCCATCAAGTTTTGATGGATCATGATAAATCCATCAAGGAATACCTTTGCATCACCTTCCACTGGGCTTTGAACAGCTCGTTCAAAGTTATCTAATACAGGAAGTAGATCTGTAAGTACATCCCCTTTAACATATCCTGCAAGTTGCTCTTTTTCTTGATTAGTACGACGTTTGAAGTTGTCGAAGTCCGCTTGTAAACGCTTGTAGCGATTATCAAAGTCTGCTTTGAGCTCCTCTAACACTTGAGCTGCATCAGCCACAACTTCTTCAGCTTCCTCAACAGTTGGTTCCTCTACATTTGTAGCTTCCACTGTTTCGTCCACTGTTTCTTGTTTAATGTCTTGTTCTTCAGCCATTATATGCCCTTTCTATTTTTGTTCTTTTACCATAGATTCCATTATATGTTTCATATGAGACAACATACCAATGATACGACCATACTCCATTCGTGTCGGTCCTAGAATAGCAAGAGTACCGATAGGCTGATCTTGATTTGTAAAATCAGCTTGTACCACACTCATCGATTGAAGTGCTTCGGTATCATTTTCATTGCCAATCTTTACCTTCACAGGTGTAGGTGAATCATCCTTTAATAATTGTCCCAATTGATTTTGTTCTTCCACTAATGAAAGCAAGGGTTGCACTTTTTCAACAGACTTAAACTCTGGTTGATTTAACAACTCTGTGGTACCTACAGAATAGAACAACTTACGTTTATTAATTGCTCGTAATAATGTTTCTGAAAGGATCATCAAAATCCCTTGTGGACCTTCCATATGAATCAAAAGTGTTCCTAACGCTTCAGCCGTTACATGACCAATACC is part of the Veillonella nakazawae genome and harbors:
- the grpE gene encoding nucleotide exchange factor GrpE, giving the protein MAEEQDIKQETVDETVEATNVEEPTVEEAEEVVADAAQVLEELKADFDNRYKRLQADFDNFKRRTNQEKEQLAGYVKGDVLTDLLPVLDNFERAVQSPVEGDAKVFLDGFIMIHQNLMAMLSKHGLAVIDAVGKPFDPNFHQAIMRVPSDEYESDTVCEVLQTGYTVDGRCIRPAMVKVVE